The DNA region GAAACATCAACTACAAGTATGATTTGAATGTGGATAAAAGCACCACGCCTCCACCAGTCAAAAAGCCGGAAACTCCGGAGAAGAAGCCTGCAAAAGATCTAGGGAAAGAAACGACCGTCAAAAACACAGATCGCTTTTCTTTCATTGATATGTGGAATGATATTGTTTCTTTCTGGAAGAACTCCTGGGGCTGGATCCTGCTTGGGGCAGTCATGCTTGGCATCATCAGCTGGATCTTCTACAAAGCAAGGGGAAGATGGATTCCTTATTTCCTTTTAATCAAATATAAGAGGAAGCATGGGGATGATACATTTGAAAAAGCCTATCTTTCCTTGTTGAAGCAGCTTGATCGGTCCGGTCTGAAGATGGATGACGGCCAGACGCTGAGAGGCTATGCCAAATATATCGATTCCTTTTTCTCCACAAGGGAAATGAGCCGATTGACTGCCATCTATGAACGTGTTCTCTATCGAAGAGAGAAGGATGCGGCGAATTGGGATGAAACGCGGAAATTGTGGGAAAATTTAATTAAAAAGACAACGGGTTGACCCTTATATTAATCAAGTATAAAATGAGAAAAAATAATATATTGTGCGGTGAGGGCATTTAAGAAGCCCTCTCATACAGTCCTTCGTATATCCTCGATAATATGGTTCGAAAGTTTCTACCAAATCACCGTAAATGATTTGACTATGAAGGCAGAAATTCTGATTTTTTTCTCATACCAAAAACTAGAATTCTGTCTTCTTATTTATTGTAGAGGCGGGAATTCTAGTTTTTATTTTTTTAAAAAGGATAAACTAAAGGAATGCGAAGGCTGTAGGCCGTTTCTTACTTCCATCATAATTCAAATAAAACTTGGGGTGACTAATCATGACAGGTAAAGCAGAACTACATAACCAGGAAATCATCGTAGTCCTGGATTTTGGAAGCCAGTATAACCAATTGATTACAAGACGCATTCGTGAATTTGGCGTTTACAGCGAACTTCATCCACATACCATTACAGTGGAAGAAATCAAAGAAATGAATCCAAAGGGAATCATTTTCTCCGGCGGGCCAAACAGCGTCTACGGCGACAACGCATTTTCTTGCGACGAACGGATTTTTGATCTTGGCGTGCCAGTCCTTGGCATCTGCTACGGAATGCAGCTGATGACGAAGCATTTCGGTGGAAAAGTAGAAAGAGCGAAACACCGTGAATACGGGAAAGCTACGATGAACATTCATAACCAATCAGCTCTTTTCAGCGACCTTCCGCAGGAGCAGGTTGTGTGGATGAGCCATGGCGACCTTGTTGTGGAAGCACCAGAAGGCTTCACAGTGGATGCAACCAACCCATCCTGTCCGATTGCTTCCATGAGCGATGAAGCAAGAAAGCTTTATGCCGTTCAATTCCATCCGGAAGTTCGCCATTCCCAATATGGGAACGATATTCTGAAGAATTTCGTCTTCGGCGCATGTGGATGCAATGATGAGTGGTCAATGGAAAACTTCATCGAGATCGAAATGGAAAAAATCCGCCAAACGGTCGGAGATAAAAAAGTTCTTTGTGCATTGAGCGGCGGGGTAGATTCCTCTGTTGTCGCAGTGCTGATCCATAAGGCAATCGGCGACCAATTGACATGTATCTTTGTCGACCACGGTTTGCTTCGCAAAGGGGAAGCGGACAGCGTCATGAAAACTTTCGCTGACGGCTTCAATATGAACGTCATCAAAGTGGATGCAAGGGACCGCTTCTTATCTAAATTAGAAGGCGTATCCGATCCGGAGCAGAAGCGAAAAATCATCGGAAACGAATTCATATATGTATTTGATGATGAAGCACATAAACTCCAAGGAATCGACTTCCTTGCTCAAGGGACTCTTTACACAGATATCATCGAGAGCGGTACGGCTACTGCACAGACAATCAAGTCCCACCATAACGTAGGCGGTCTGCCGGAAGATATGCAATTCACGTTGATTGAACCGTTGAATACTCTTTTCAAAGATGAAGTGCGCGCTCTTGGATCCGAATTGGGCATTCCGGATGAAATCGTTTGGAGACAGCCTTTCCCAGGTCCTGGACTTGGCATCCGTGTATTGGGGGCAATTTCTGAAGAAAAACTGGAAATCGTCCGCGAATCCGATGCGATTCTCCGCGAAGAAATCAAAAAAGCGGGACTTGACCGCGACATCTGGCAGTATTTCACTGTCCTTCCTGATATCCGAAGCGTCGGTGTCATGGGGGATGCTAGAACATATGACTACACAATCGGCATCCGTGCCGTTACATCCATTGATGGAATGACTTCCGACTGGGCAAGGATCCCTTGGGATGTGCTGGAGAAAATCTCTACACGCATTGTCAACGAGGTCGATCATATCAACCGTGTCGTCTACGATGTAACGAGCAAGCCGCCTGCAACAATCGAATGGGAATAATTGATAAACGAACATTCGTTTAAAATTATCAAAAAATGTTCGTGTTTAATATTGACGAACAGTACATTTGGCTGATAAAATAGCAACAGAACGCAATAATTAAATATGTTTACGTCGTATAATGTTGGGGATATGGCCCAAAAGTTTCTACCAAGCTACCGTAAATGGCTTGACTACGAGGTAATGCGGATATAGAAGATTGTCGCTTTATTAAAGCTTACAATTTCTTCTCCCTAACCTTTCAGTCAGAAAGCTCCAAGCGACGTCTCGTTTGGGGCTTTTCCTTTTGTCGGAAGTAATAAAACACAGGACTTAAGCCAACGATAAAAGAAACAGGCATGCAAGAAATACAGACGTAATAAAACGAAGGGAGAAGAAATAATGAAAAAGTATTTTCAGTTTGAAGAACTGGGTACGAATTACCGCCGTGAAATCCTTGGTGGATTGACTACCTTTTTATCCATGGCTTATATTTTGGCCGTCAACCCGCTGACACTTTCCTTGTCTTCGGTTAAAGATCTGCCGGATGCAATGCGTATGGACTACGGTGCGGTATTCGTTGCGACAGCACTTGCAGCAGCAATCGGGTCGATTATCATGGGGCTGCTTGCGAGGTACCCGATAGCCCTTGCGCCGGGTATGGGATTGAATGCTTTTTTTGCTTATACCGTTATGCTGACTTATCACATCCCTTGGCAAACTGCTTTATCAGGTGTTTTATGTTCAGGTATTATATTCATTCTTTTAACCTTATCAGGGGTACGTGAAAAAATTATCAATGCCATTCCGGCAGAATTGAAATTTGCTGTTGGAGCAGGGATCGGATTATTCATTACATTCATCGGTTTCCAAAATGCAGGAATCATCGTCAATAATGACGCAGTTCTTGTAGGAATCGGGGATTTAACTGCAGGACATACGCTGCTTGCCATCTTTGGATTGATCATCACGGTCATCCTTATGACAAGAGGCGTCAAAGGCGGAGTATTCTTCGGGATGGTCATCACAGCCATCGTTGGAATGTTCGCAGGTTTGATTGAAGTACCGCATCAAGTGGTTTCATCGGTTCCAAGCATCAAGCCGACATTCGGTGTTGCAATCGACAACTTCATCCATCATCCGGATAAAGTGTTCAACATCCAGATGATTGTCGTCATCTTGACTTTCTTATTCGTCGATTTCTTCGATACAGCAGGTACACTTGTTGCAGTATCCAACCAAGCAGGGTTAATGAAGGATAACGTCCTTCCACGTGCTGGCCGCGGGTTATTGGCAGATTCCACTGCCACTGTAGTAGGTGCCATCCTGGGTACATCTACGACTACTGCTTACATCGAATCATCAGCAGGTGTAGCAGCCGGAGCAAGAACAGGATTTGCTTCACTGGTAACTGCAGCATTGTTCATTTTATCTTTATTCTTCTTCCCGCTGTTGTCTGTCATCACAGCATCAGTTACTGCCCCGGCTTTAATTATTGTAGGGGTGCTCATGGTTTCTAGTCTTTCTGAAATAGACTGGAAACGATTTGAAGTTGCTGTTCCGGCATTCTTGACCATCATTGCAATGCCATTGACTTACTCAATCGCAACAGGGATTGCCTGTGGATTCATTTTCTATCCAATCACAATGATCGTAAAAGGAAGAGCGAAAGAAATTAACCCAATCATGTATTTCTTGTTTGTTATCTTTGTTCTTTACTTCATTTTCCTTGCACCTTAATGAAAACCGTTTAGCCTCGGGAATTTCCCGGGGTTTTTCTTTTTATTAAAACATTGCTGCTCATACTGAGAGCGATTTCAATTGATAATAAGTCAAAGGTCCGCTAAAATAGGAGGAAAGAGGGAAAAGTCGAATCATGTCGAAATAGGGAGAACAACTATGGCTGAATATATTGTCGCAAGAGTATTGAATAATAATGTGCTCATAGCACAGTTTGCCGAGGAAAAGGATGAGGTTGTCCTAATCGGCAAAGGGATTGGGTTCAATCGAAAAAAAGGAGATTCCATTGATGAATCTTCGGTCGAAAAAACCTTTGTCCTGAAGGGTGAAAAAGAAAAAGAACAATATAAAAAGCTACTCCCATTCATTGACGAAGACATGCTTGGCATCATCATTTCCTCTATTGAATTGATCAGGGAAAGAACAAACACTTTCCTCAATGAACATATCCACGTGGCTTTGACGGACCATATCATGTTTGCCATTACCAGGCTTATGAGAGGGATGTCCATCAGAAATCCATTCCTTATCGAAACAAGGGCCTTATATCCATTTGAATATGAGGTGGCGCGGGAAGTGGTTGAGCTGATCAATGAAACAGCCAATGTGAATCTTCCGGAAGGGGAGATCGGTTTCATCGCCCTTCATATCCACAGTGCCATGGTCAACAAAGATTTATCCGAGATCAATCAGCACTCACAGCTGATCGGAAGCTTGATTCAAACTATCGAAGAACAATTCAAGATCGAATTGAATAAGGAAAGCGTCGACTACATGAGGCTTGTCCGACATCTTCGCTATACAATCGAGCGCGTATTGACCGGGGAAATAGTGGAAGAACCAAAAAAAATAGCTTCCTTATTGAAAGAAGAGTACCCTTTGTGCTACAATCTCTCATGGAAGCTGGTCAAAATGATGCAGCAAACGTTAAAAAAACCTGTATATGATGCTGAGGCGGTATATCTGACCATGCATCTTCAGAGGATACAGGACAAAATCAAATAGCTATTTTTCTTACGTGTTACTGATACGATCAGGCATGAGTGAGGAAGATAAATGAAATGTTGAAATAGGGGTACTCTATCCCTATAAGCATTTTAGTATCTTCTTTCCTCATGCCTTTTTTGCGTTTGCAGCTCTATTTTGATGAAGCAATATAAAAATTTCAGGAGGTAAACCACATGTTTAAAAAAGCTTTTGGCGTTCTGCAAAAAGTCGGTAAAGGATTGATGCTCCCGGTAGCAATCTTGCCTGCAGCAGGTATCCTGCTTGCACTTGGTAATGCACTGCAAAACCCGACATTGACTGAAATGGCGCCTTTCCTTAACAATCATGTAGTTGTCATGATTGCATCAGTTATGGAAGATGCCGGCGGTATCATATTTGGAAACTTAGCACTTCTATTCGCTGTAGGGGTAGCCATTGGGCTGGCTGGCGGAGAAGGGGTTGCTGGTTTAGCGGCCATCGTTGGATTCTTAATCATGAACGTGACGATGGGCACAGCATTGGGGATCGATGCTACTGACCTTAAAGGCCATCCGGAATATGCAAGCGTTTTAGGGATTCCTACCCTTCAAACAGGAGTATTCGGCGGGATTATCCTGGGGATTATCGCGGCGTATATGTACAACAAATTCTTTGAAATTGAACTTCCGTCTTATTTAGGATTCTTTGCAGGAAAGCGCTTCGTTCCGATTGCAACTGCAGCAAGTGCGGTTATCCTCGGATTGATCATGATCGTTATCTGGCCTCCAATCCAAACAGGCTTGAATAACTTCTCTGAAAACATGCTGAATTCCAACTTGACACTGGCTGCATTTATCTTTGGTGTGGTAGAACGTGCCTTGATTCCGTTCGGTCTTCATCATATCTTCTATGCACCATTCTGGTTTGAGTTTGGTTCTTACAAAACAGCTGCAGGAAACATCGTACACGGTGACCAGGCGATCTTCATGGCGCAGGTTAAAGA from Falsibacillus pallidus includes:
- the guaA gene encoding glutamine-hydrolyzing GMP synthase; the encoded protein is MTGKAELHNQEIIVVLDFGSQYNQLITRRIREFGVYSELHPHTITVEEIKEMNPKGIIFSGGPNSVYGDNAFSCDERIFDLGVPVLGICYGMQLMTKHFGGKVERAKHREYGKATMNIHNQSALFSDLPQEQVVWMSHGDLVVEAPEGFTVDATNPSCPIASMSDEARKLYAVQFHPEVRHSQYGNDILKNFVFGACGCNDEWSMENFIEIEMEKIRQTVGDKKVLCALSGGVDSSVVAVLIHKAIGDQLTCIFVDHGLLRKGEADSVMKTFADGFNMNVIKVDARDRFLSKLEGVSDPEQKRKIIGNEFIYVFDDEAHKLQGIDFLAQGTLYTDIIESGTATAQTIKSHHNVGGLPEDMQFTLIEPLNTLFKDEVRALGSELGIPDEIVWRQPFPGPGLGIRVLGAISEEKLEIVRESDAILREEIKKAGLDRDIWQYFTVLPDIRSVGVMGDARTYDYTIGIRAVTSIDGMTSDWARIPWDVLEKISTRIVNEVDHINRVVYDVTSKPPATIEWE
- the glcT gene encoding glucose PTS transporter transcription antiterminator GlcT — protein: MAEYIVARVLNNNVLIAQFAEEKDEVVLIGKGIGFNRKKGDSIDESSVEKTFVLKGEKEKEQYKKLLPFIDEDMLGIIISSIELIRERTNTFLNEHIHVALTDHIMFAITRLMRGMSIRNPFLIETRALYPFEYEVAREVVELINETANVNLPEGEIGFIALHIHSAMVNKDLSEINQHSQLIGSLIQTIEEQFKIELNKESVDYMRLVRHLRYTIERVLTGEIVEEPKKIASLLKEEYPLCYNLSWKLVKMMQQTLKKPVYDAEAVYLTMHLQRIQDKIK
- a CDS encoding NCS2 family permease codes for the protein MKKYFQFEELGTNYRREILGGLTTFLSMAYILAVNPLTLSLSSVKDLPDAMRMDYGAVFVATALAAAIGSIIMGLLARYPIALAPGMGLNAFFAYTVMLTYHIPWQTALSGVLCSGIIFILLTLSGVREKIINAIPAELKFAVGAGIGLFITFIGFQNAGIIVNNDAVLVGIGDLTAGHTLLAIFGLIITVILMTRGVKGGVFFGMVITAIVGMFAGLIEVPHQVVSSVPSIKPTFGVAIDNFIHHPDKVFNIQMIVVILTFLFVDFFDTAGTLVAVSNQAGLMKDNVLPRAGRGLLADSTATVVGAILGTSTTTAYIESSAGVAAGARTGFASLVTAALFILSLFFFPLLSVITASVTAPALIIVGVLMVSSLSEIDWKRFEVAVPAFLTIIAMPLTYSIATGIACGFIFYPITMIVKGRAKEINPIMYFLFVIFVLYFIFLAP